The genomic window TCGTGTTGCCGTGATTGAGCAGCTTGTCGTCTTCAATCAAATCAAATCCGCAGGCAACTTGGGCAGTATCCGTTTCTTAGTCGGCGGCGTGATCGGCATTTTCTTCTTCGTCCAGGCTCATGAATTCCGTGTTCGAGAAGCTGACCGTATTGCCCTCTTCATCTGTCGCCAGAACTGGCGTCAGCAGCCATTCGCTCAGCGCAAACGTCACCAGTTGAGCGCGTCTTGTTCCCGCATTTTCGCTTAGCGTTTCTCCAGCCTGACTCATCTTCGCTTCGACGACGCCGAGAATCTCATCGAATCCAGCAGCGTCTTCAGCGGTAAAACGCAGCTCACGGCTGACAAAATCATCTTTTTTCTTCTTGGCCTTGGCGCTGGGATCGACTTCCTGAATGTGCTTGAGAATCTCCGCTTCATTCTTCTGACTCAGCAGCGTCCGGGCTTCATCGCGGTTTTTCATGGCCCACTCGTGGTTGTGCGAGATGGCCCGCAGGCGTGAAACGGGGATGCTGACCAGTTCCTCACGGCTGTAGCCCAGTCCCTGATCACCGGTCAGTCGGAAGGTGCGGAAGGTGCTCCAGGCGTCCGAGAGCGTGTTGCGGGCTTTCTTGTCGCCTTCTTCGAGGTGAAGCCGCTGGCCGATGCGCTCGAACAGCCCGTTCTTGCCTTTGGGCAGCTCTTCGACGTACAGACTGGCGACGATGTCCATGCGCCGGACGCGGGCTTCGGCTCCGACTTGCTCGATCTGGGAGTATTCCAGCGCGGCGTCTTGTTGCGGGCGGTACAGATCGGTGGGCAGTGCGCTGAGCAACGGATCAACTTTGGTCATAATTCTCCTAAGGACGAGATGAAGTTTAGGGTTGCCCCGTAAGGCAAAGCCTGTTTCGGTGAGCGGGCACCGACCGAAATTTCAGGTCTGCACCCGCTTGACCGGCGCGTCAAAGCGCAGGGTCGTCAGCGTTTCCATCAAAAGCGCGTACTCCTCTCCGGCGTACTCCAGGGACATGCGGTCTGATTTCTGGAGCTTGTTCAGGTTCCGGTAGATGGCTTTCATGGAAGGGTGGTCTCCGGCCAACCTCGCTGCCGCCACCGGGCCGATGCCGGGGACACCTTTGAGCCCGTCGCTGGCGTCCCCTTGTAGGGCGTGCAAGAGAGCAATGCGGTGCGGCGTACTTTCTTCTTGGCCAGCACCTCCAGAGGCCCCAGCGCGTGGTAGCTGCCCGCTTCCGAATGCAGCACGAA from Deinococcus detaillensis includes these protein-coding regions:
- a CDS encoding 5'-3' exonuclease H3TH domain-containing protein, producing the protein MHALQGDASDGLKGVPGIGPVAAARLAGDHPSMKAIYRNLNKLQKSDRMSLEYAGEEYALLMETLTTLRFDAPVKRVQT